A window of Apium graveolens cultivar Ventura chromosome 8, ASM990537v1, whole genome shotgun sequence contains these coding sequences:
- the LOC141677608 gene encoding putative steroid-binding protein 3, with translation REISIGELKQYDGTNPSKPIYIAIKGRIFDVTTGNSFYGPGGSYSMFAGKDATRALAKMSKNEEDVIASVDGLTDKELGVLSDWEKKFEAKYPVVGRVVS, from the coding sequence CGGGAGATCTCAATTGGTGAGCTAAAACAATACGATGGCACAAACCCATCAAAACCCATATACATAGCTATAAAGGGTCGTATCTTCGACGTCACAACCGGCAATTCTTTCTACGGTCCGGGAGGTTCTTACTCCATGTTTGCCGGCAAAGATGCAACAAGGGCTCTTGCTAAAATGAGCAAAAATGAAGAAGATGTTATTGCTTCTGTTGATGGCCTCACTGATAAAGAACTCGGCGTTCTTTCTGATTGGGAAAAGAAGTTTGAAGCTAAGTACCCTGTCGTTGGCCGTGTAGTGTCTTGA